One genomic region from Chelonia mydas isolate rCheMyd1 chromosome 25, rCheMyd1.pri.v2, whole genome shotgun sequence encodes:
- the LOC102937011 gene encoding nuclear receptor 2C2-associated protein: MPTAPLICSETVSRVSSVLNRDAKQFGKKHMFDASEETCWNSDQGSSQWVMLEFPQTVKVSQLQIQFQGGFASQLCTLEGGRKGEELVKISDFYPEDINALQSFRTEETMLDKLKITFENSTDFFGRIIVYHLSVLGEKL; encoded by the exons ATGCCCACGGCACCCTTGATCTGCAGTGAGACTGTGAGCAG AGTGAGCTCCGTGCTCAACCGGGACGCCAAGCAGTTCGGGAAGAAGCACATGTTCGACGCGAGCGAGGAGACCTGCTGGAACTCGGACCAG GGCTCCTCCCAGTGGGTGATGCTGGAATTTCCACAGACTGTCAAGGTGTCCCAACTCCAGATTCAGTTCCAGGGTGGATTTGCGAGCCAGCTGTGTACACTGGAAG GTGGCAGAAAAGGTGAAGAACTTGTGAAGATATCAGACTTCTACCCTGAAGACATCAATGCCCTGCAG AGCTTCAGGACAGAAGAAACAATGCTGGATAAATTGAAAATCACCTTTGAGAACAGCACGGATTTCTTTGGGAGAATCATCGTGTATCACCTCAGCGTCCTCGGGGAAAAGCTCTAA